The following DNA comes from Candidatus Flexicrinis proximus.
TGAACGATTACGTAGGGGATCTGCGCTTTACCGGCCCCAACTATTTTACCCGGAACCCCTATCCCATGTATGGTCTTTTGCCGGGCAGCGCACTGATTGACGGCGGAGCTGCCGCATATTGCCAGGCCACCGATGCCACGGGAACACCCCGCCCCATGAATTCAACTTGCGATATCGGAGTCTATGAGTACATCGTTCGCGGCGTCGGCAATAACAGCTTTGAACAAGCGGGACCAAGTCCGAAAGTCCCGGCATTCTGGACCGGAAGCGGGTTAGGCAGCAAGGACCGTCGGCGCTGCGACCTGTCATCCTCAAACCGCGCACTGTCGGGCTTCTGCATCTTTGAGTTCAAAGGCGCTCCGGGGAAAGCCGCAAGACTGATCTATCCAAGCGCATTCGTCATGCAAACTGCCGGCAAGACCTTGTATCTAAGCGGCGCGGTTCGTGCGAAGAATGCGGTCGTGGGCGGCAAGTTGATTGCGAAGATCACCTATGTCGGTCCAACAGCAGGTCCAAACGGTAACGGTAAAGACAAATTGAAGGTCGCCATCCCTGCAGGCACCTACGCCTATCAATGGCTGTCGGTCTCCAAGCCCGCGGCTGACAATATCCAGAGTCTGAAGGTGGTGATTCTGTATGCCGGCGCATCCGGAACCGTGCGGGTCGATGGGGTTGACTTCACGGCCTACACGCCGATCGCCAGAGACCCAGGTCCGCTTCCGGTGCCGCCGCCGCTGAATTAGCAGTATTCCGGAAGACTTGGCGCGTTTCTCGACTGACCGGTGGGTGCAAGGTCACTAGGGCGTGGATCGGCTCCAGGGTGGATAAGGCGCCCCCGACAGGTCTGTACCCACGCCGTTTTCGGGTTGAAGTTTGATGCCCGTTTCGAGGGTTCGAAACGGGCACTATAGTATGAGAGGACATGAGTCAGTCCGGTAGTTGAGACGGGGGTAACTCGATCTTAGCCGGGAACGTTACTCACTTTTCATTCACCAAACACTCATTGACAAAAACCCGGGCGCAGTAAATAATACGCATTACTAATACGTATTACTCTTTCGGAACTTTGTTTATGACCCGTCGTCGCGTTACTCAAAGAGAAATTGCACGCGCATCCGGGGTCTCCCAGACCACCGTATCCCTAATCCTTGCTGGGGACGAGTCGATAAACGTCACCGAGGCTACTCGCGAACGCGTCCTGATGACGGCCGACGCCCTGGACTACGTACCGCAGGCCGCTGCACGCGCGCTCGCTAAGGGCAGATCGCATGTCATCGCTTTAGTCCTCAAGGATCCTCACGCGCAGGTTTTTCGCGATCCGTTCATTCCCAATGTCATGACCGGAATTACTGAAGTGGCCGGCTTACAGGGTTTCCGCCTGCTTATCGAGCGTATCCCGGCAGATGCGGATCTATCTATCGTCAACAGCCTCCTGCGCGGCCAACAGGTCGATGGGGCAATTCTCTCCAGCGTTCACCAGCACGAGGAAACACTCAGCACCCTCCAGCGCGACGGTTTCCCGATTGTGCTGCTGGATTCGTTTGAACCGCTCAACTTCACAGTCGTCGGCATTGACCATCTCGGCGGCAATCGCTCTGCCGTGTCACATCTTGTGAGACTGGGTCACCAGCGTATCGGCTGCATCCCCTATGTCCCCTTGAAGCAGCAGCACATCCTCAAGCGATTCAGTATGTATACGCAGGTATTGGCTGAAGCAGGTCTGGATGTCGATATGAGCATCGTTGTATCCGGGGCACTTGAGCCGGAAACGGGTGCGTCGGCCATGAAGAAAATCCTTGCCCATCCCCACCGCCCAACCGCCGTATTTGCCATGAATGACATGATGGCACTTGGCGCGTTGTCTGCCTGCGCAGACGCGGGCGTTTCCGTTCCCAACGACATCGCAATCGTCGGCTACGACGACATGCGCTTCGCCGCGTTTACCGTTCCTGCACTGTCGACGGTTCGAGCGCCCGAAGTTGAACTGGGACGAGTCAGTGCCGAAACGCTCCTGGCACAGATCGCAGGCGAGCCCATGCAACCGAAATCTCGGTTACTCAAGACCGAGTTGATCATTCGGAAATCCTGTGGTGGGCGCATGTAGCCCACAGTTTCTGCCGATCGGACGTAAAGGAGAAAAGCAATGAGTACTTCCGCTCACACCGCCAGCACCGCACCGCCCGAGCCTTTCCAACAACGATTGTGGCGACTATTCAGCAACAATGAGAGCGTACTTGGCTATCTGCTAATTCTTCCGAGCGTAATTGGTTTCACCATTTTTCTGGCTGTCCCGGCAGTCCGCGCGTTTATCATTAGCTTCTATGAGTGGAATTTACTCTCCCCGGCGACCTATACCGGCTTCGGCAATTACAACACCATCTTCAGCGACGACCGCTTCTGGGACTCGCTGAGGATTACCGTGAGCTACGTCCTGTGGAACATCCCGCTGCAAACGACTCTGGCCATCCTGATCGCCGTGCTCCTGGAGCGCTTTAGTGTCGGCGTCTCGTCATTGCTGCGCGGCCTCGTCATTCTGCCCTGGCTAATGCCAAACGTCGTGGTCGCTTTGTTGTGGCTGTGGATCCTCGATCCGTCGATCGGGATCATGAACGTCATTCTCAAAATCCTGGGGGTCGCATCGCAACCGTTCCTTGGGTCGCCTGATCAGGTTATTCCCTCCATCGCGCTCATCAATATCTGGCGCCATGTCGGCTACACATCAATACTGATTTACGCCGGTCTCAAGACCATTCCGAAATCGCTGTATGAGGCGGCCTCAATCGATGGCGCAGGCTGGGTCGCACAGTTTGTCCGGATTACCCTGCCGCTGCTGCGCCCTGTACTGGTGTTCGTGCTGGTCACGACCGTAATCGGCTCGTTCCAGGTTTTCGATACCATCGCGGTCACGACGGCTGGCGGGCCGGCGGGCTCTTCCCGCACCATCATCTTCTACATCTACGACCAGGTGTTTAATCGCCGAATCAATATGGGGACCGCAACCGCCGCATCGGTGTTCCTCTTCACCGTTCTGGTCACGATCACCATCATCCAGATGCGTTACCTGCGCTCCAACCAGTCCGATTTGGCCGATTACAGCTAAGGAGAGTAAAACCATGTCTGTCGTTAGCCCTACTCTCCCGCGTTTGAGCGATGCCGAGCGCCGGGCGCTCCTCCGCCACCGTGTGTCGAATGTCGTCATGGGCGTCTTTGTTACCCTGCTTATCATCGGCGTGCTCTTCCCATTCTGGTGGGTAGTGCGTACCGCCCTCACGACCCCCGAGACTGTGTTTTCCAATACCTCGTCGCTGTTCCCTGCCGAACCGACCACCTTTAATTTCCAGCGTGTCATCGGTCTCATTGATCCGGCGGACATCGTCGGTCAAAACACCACCGGGATTTCCGCCGCGACCCTGAATTTCTGGACCTATCTGCGTAATTCCGTGATCGTCTCAACCACCATTACCTTCGGACAGGTCCTGTTCAGTACCATGGCTGCCTACGCCTTCGCGCGTCTCACCTTTCCCGGCCGTGATCTGATCTTCTTCCTCTATCTGACCGGTCTCATGGTTCCAGGAATTGTGCTCTTCATCCCCAACTTCGTCTTCGTCCGCCAGTTGGGTTGGATCGGTACATATCAGGGTATCGTTGCCCCCTACATTCTGATGACGCCGTTCGCCGTGTTCTTCATGCGCCAGTTCTTCCTGAGTTTGAACAAGGATCTGGTGGAAGCGGCGGTTCTCGACGGCGCGACCAAGCTTGGCGTCTTCTGGCGCGTTGCACTCCCCCTGGTTCAGGGGCCGGTGCTGACGCTGGGGGTCCTCACGTTTATCGGCAGTTGGAACGAATACCTGTGGCCGCTGTTGGTCGGACGTGAGGAAAGCGTGCGCGTGCTGACTGTGGCGCTCGGCATTTTCCGCGACCAGACGCCACAAGGCTCGCCGGACTGGACTGGCCTGATGGCCGGAACGGCGGTCGCCATCATGCCGACACTTCTTCTGTTCATCTTCCTGGGACGCCGGGTGGTCGACTCCATCCAGTTCAGCGGGTTCAAATGAGTTCCCCGCGCGTCCATATCCGTTCGAGGTCATCGCGTTGTTTGAGCGCAGCGCGCAGTCTGAGTGTGCAAGACAATTTGGAGGACAAGTAAATGAAGTACTCTCGGTTTTTCACGGTTAGCATCCTCGCTATGACCTTGCTTTTGCTGGTCGGCGGCGTGGCTGCACAAGACAAAGTCTCCATCCGTTACTGGCTGTGGGACACCAACCAGCTTCCCCCCTATCAGGAATGCGCCAACAACTTCATGGCCGAAAACCCGGGCATCGAAGTTCTGGTCGAACAACTCGGTTGGGGCGATTACTGGACCGGCATTACCACCGGTTTCGTCTCCGGGGATTCGCCCGACGTTTTCACTAACCACCTTGCCAAGTATCCCGAATTCGTTGTCCTCGGCCAGATCTACGACATTCAGCCGTGGGTTGAGCGGGATGGCGTCCCCACCGATATCTACTACCCGGGTCTCGCCGAGCTGTGGACCAAGGACGGCGGACGTTATGGACTCCCGAAGGACTGGGACACCGTCGCGGTCGTCTACAATGCTGACATGCTTGAAGCTGCCGGCATCGACCCCGCGATTTTCGACACCTGGACCTGGAACTACGAAGACGGTGGCGAGTTCGAGCAGGTCATCGCGCAGCTGACACTCGACGCCAATGGCAACAATGCCCTCAGCCCGGACTTCGACAAGAGCAATATCGCGGTCTACGGTTTCGGCAACAATGGCGCTGGCGGCCCCTATGGCCAGACCGAGTGGAGCATGTTCACCAACACGACCGGCTGGGTGCATAACAACGGCACCTGGGGCGACGAATACTACTATGACGACGAACGCTTCATCAACACCATTCAGTGGCTATCCGACCTCTCGCTGGTCAAGGGGTATGCCCCTCCCTATGCGGATCAGACCGGACTCGGCCGCTTCTCGCTGCTCCAGGCCGGAAAGACCGCTATGGGCATCGATGGCTCGTGGATGATTGGCAGCTATCTCAGCAGTGAATTCGAAGTCGGTTTCGCACGCCTCCCGGCTGGCCCCGAGGGCCGCAAGAGCATGTTCAACGGTCTCGCGGACTCGATCTATATCGGCACTCCGCACCCGGAAGAATCGTGGGCATGGGTGAAGTACCTCGGCTCCGAGGCCTGCCAGACCGTCGTCGGACAGTCCGGCGTCGTCTTCCCGGCAATCCCGTCCGCTGCTGAACTCTCGCTCCAGGTCCGCGCCGAGGCTGGTATCGATGTGAGTGCTTTCACCGACCAGGCCGCAGAAGAAGGCGGCACCTTCCTGTTCCCGATCACCGATTTCGGTGGCGAGATCAACACCATCATGTCTGAGACTATGGACAAAATTCTGTTGGGCCAGGGCACAGCAGCCGATCTGCTCCCTGTTGCAAACGAAGAGGTCAACAGCCTCTTCGAGTAAACGCACAAACGAAGTGCCGGCAGACGCAGCCATGTTTGGCGACAAACTGCATCTGCCGGCACACTCCATCCCTCAGCAATCGCAAGACCGTTCTGAAACGTTTGTCTGCGCTCAACAACGACCCAGGACCGCGATCCGCTGATGCCACCCATTGTATAGGTACGAGTGGCATCAGCGGAAGAATTAAGGATAGTGTCAGATGCCCAACATTTTAGAGAGATTTTTTGTCAAAATCCTTCATGGCGCAGTTTTTTCGATTGCGGCGCTCCCGTTATTGCTGGGCGCCGCCGCACAAGAACAGATTACGGTAAGCACAAGCGACCTGCGCGATGGCACATGCGCTGGCGCGTTCGTCAGACACAGCCTCGACCACGTCACGACCACCGCACAGCCGGTCAGGATGTTTGAGAGTAACGGGTCCGGCACGGGGTTGGGCGACCTCGACTCTGATGGGGATCTGGACATCGTACTCGCCAACCTGACTCTGGAAGCGACACTCCTTTGGAACGACGGCCCACTGAGGTTCACCTCACAGCGGCTGAACATCGGCGCCCCTACACGGACGGTGAGTATTGTCGATGTCGACGGTGACGGCAGCCTCGACATCGTGTTCACCACACAGCTTGGCGCTCCGCTTTATCTGCGTTCGACCGGCACAGCCGTTGCCGGCAAACGGCCCGAATTTCTGCGTGAGCCGCTGATGGGCGTCAGCCGTCCGGCCTATTCTATGGATTGGGCCGACGTCGACGCCGACGGGGATCTCGACTTTGCCGCGGCGTCGTATGACGCGGAGCTCGAACTGGAACTCAAAGACACCTTCATGTTCGGCGACCGGGCCGGCGTATTCTACTACCAGCAGGTCGAGGGCACTTTTCTTCCCGTCAGATTGGCAAACGCTTCCCAGGGTCTCGTCACCTATTTCTTCGACGCGGACAGCGACGGTCGGCTCGATCTTTTGATTGGCAACGACTTTGCCGTGCCGGATTATGCCTGGCGCTGGCAGGGACAATGGGTCGAGACCAATCCGGTCGCAGTGATGACCCACAGCACCATGAGCTTTGACTCGGCAGATTTAGACAACGATGGCGCCCTGGAACTGCTTGCTGTAGACATGATGCCCTATGCGGAAGATGCCGTAACACTCGCAGCATGGCAGCCGCTGATGGAAATGATGATGGCGCACCCGATGGTCGAGGGCGATCCGCAGGTCATGGAAAACGTGCTGCTTGATGCGCCAACAGGGGATGCCGAGAACATTGCCGCCTCGCTTGGTGTTTCTGCGACGGGATGGAGCTGGTCTGCGAAGTTCGCTGACTTCGATGCCGACGGTATGGTCGACCTGTATGTCGTGAACGGCATGATCGCCGAGGACTTATTTGGCCATCTGCCGGGCGGTGAACTGGTTGAAGAGAATCAGGCGTTCCGTAACCAATCAGGACTTCGGTTCGTCGCTGCCCCTGAATGGAGGCTGAATGCGACCGAAAGCGGCCGCGGCATGTCCATTGGAGACCTGGACGGGGACGGGGACCCCGACATTGTCGTTAACAACCTGCTCAGCGCGTCGGTTCTGTTTGAGAACCAGCTTTGCGGCGGTAACGACCTGTTGATTGATCTACGCTGGCCCACCTCGCGCAACCCCTTTGCGATAGGAGCCACCGTCGAACTCGACACCACGATCGGGACACTGACCCGCCGTGTTCGCGTCGGCAGCGGCTACGCGTCCAGTGATCCAGCGACTCTTCACTTTGGCTTTCCTGTCGATGCCACTGTCCGCAGCATTCGAATACTGTGGCCCGACGGAACGGAATACGTGACCGACGCGATCCCTGATCGCCCGGCAAGAATGCTCTTTACCCGTGAATGATCTTCGTACTTCATGAAAGGATGCACAGGCAATGCCCAAGATCGCATTTATCGGCGCAGGTAGTACTGTCTTCGCCAAGAACCTCCTTGGCGATATTCTCTCCTTCCCGGAGTTGGCCAACAGCGAAATTCGCCTCATGGATATCGACCCGGTCCGGCTTAGAACGTCTGAAACCGTCGCACGCAAGGTCGCTGAAACCGTCGGCGCATCCCCGGTCATCACATCAACCACCGACCGCCGCGAGGCGCTAAAGGGCGCCGACTACGTGATTTGCATGATTCAGGTCGCCGGATACAAGCCGGGAACGGTCATCGATTTTGAAATCCCGAAGAAGTACGGCCTGCGCCAGACGATTGCCGATACGCTCGGCATCGGCGGCATTATGCGCGGCCTGCGCACGATTCCGGTGCTGCTCAGCATCGCTCACGATATGGAAGAACTGTGCCCTGACGCCCTGTTCATCAACTACGTGAACCCGATGTGTATGAACCAATGGGCGCTTGATCGCGGTTCGGGGATCGCCAATGTCGGATTATGTCACAGCGTGCAGCATACCGCGCACCAGCTGGCACAGGACATCGGTATCCCGGACGAGGACATCAATTACATCGTCGCCGGCATCAACCACATGGCGTTCTACCTCAAGTTCGAGCACAAGCGTACCGGCGCGGATCTATACCCGCTGATCCACAAGGTCGTCGAGGAGAAGCGCGTCCCGGACTGGAACCGGGTACGGTATGAAATCTTCACCCGGCTCGGCTACTTCGTCACCGAATCGAGCGAGCACTTCAGCGAATATACACCGTACTTCATCAAACGCGACCGCCCGGACCTGATCGAAGAATTCAACATCCCCCTCGACGAATACATCCGCCGCTGCGAGGAACAGATCAAGGGCTGGGAGTCGCTGCGTGTCCAGTTGGAAGACCGCAACGCACCGCTGGAAGTCCGGCGCAGCGCCGAGTATGGTTCGCTGATCATCCACAGCATGGAAACGGCCGCGCCGCGCGTCGTTTATGGGAATGTCGCCAATCACGGCATCATCGACAACCTGCCTCAGGGATGCTCGGTGGAAGTGCCGTGCCTCGTCGATAGAAATGGCATCCAGCCGACAAAAATTGGGGCGATTCCGCCGCAGCTCGCCGCCCTGATGCAGACCAACATCAACGTTCAAAGCCTGACGGTCGAGGCGGCCCTGACTGGCAAACGCGAACACATCTATCACGCCGCTATGCTCGACCCGCACACCTCAGCCGAACTCACGCTCGACCAGATTTGGGCAATGGTCGATGAGTTAATCGAGGCGCACGGCAGCTGGCTGCCAGCTTTCCATTAAGCTGCCGCGACAAGCTGCAGGCGGGAAAAACGCCCTTCCATGGCATCGGAAGGGCGTTCTTATTTCAGGGTTATGCTGGGAACCGCTCGGTTATTCAGGCAATCCGTTGGAAACCCACTTGACGAGCAGATCCAACTGGTGGTCGGTAAGCTGGGCGAAGTGCCCGTTGACCAGCACGTCGATCATCTTGCTTTCATCAGGCGCGCCGCTCACTACGATCGGGCCGCTGTCGCTCCCCGCAAGCAGGCTGGCAAAGTCGGTCACGCGCAGGCCGTTGGTCGGGACCGCGCCATGGCACGCTCCGCATTCCTGCGCGAACAGCGGCTGCAAAATGGTATAAGTCGGCTCGCCCTCGAACTCTTCGAGCAGCGGGGCAGTCGTCAACTGGTAAATCCCCAGCATACTGGCCAGACCCGGCGCGTCGAACCCGGCATATTCCCACGACGAACCGTGGCACGCGCTGTTCGAGCAGAAACTCTGGTCGCCAATACCCCCGGCATTGGACGTGCTGTGGCAGTTGGCACAACTGGCATCAAAGGCGCTGGCATGCCGGCTGATCCACGTCGAGTCGAGATGGGACGACGGCTCGATGCCCGGTGAGATCGGCAGCGCAGAGGCGATTTCGCCAGGGCGCACAACCGTCGGGATCGTGTGGCACAGGTTGCACTCCAGGCGGATCACCTCGCCTTCCTCGCTGAAGTGCTGGCCGTCATGGCAGCGGAAGCAGCCCGGCGCATCGCGGTGTCCGGTGTTGTCGGGGTGCGTGTTCCAGGTCAGGAGCTGTTCGGGGAAATTGCTCTCTTTGTAAAGCGTCTCAAGGATAGCGATGGCCGCGGCCACCTGCTCCTGGCCTTGCAGATAGAAGTCAGGGTAATTATCGGCATAGTACTGATCGAGGCTCGCAAAGGCCGCCATGGCGCCTTCGGTCGATGCGTACGGCGCCGACAATAGTTCAATGGCGCGCGTGCGGATAAACGGAATATCGCGCGAGATATCGCCGACCCGCAGCGCATCGTCGATCGCACGGTTGGGCGGCTCGACCAGATGGGCAATCCGGTTATGGCAGGTGATGCAGTCCATCTCGTGGATTTCGTACTGATCGAGGTTCTCGGTGTCAATTGGCGAATTGATGGCGTTGTACTCGATGAGTTCGCCGTCCGCCGTCTCAACCTGAACCCACGGGATTTCCTGGCGTTCCGGGTCGAGAGAGATATAGCGTATCGGGTTCTCTACGTGCCAATGGATGCCGCGGCCCAGGCCTTCGCGCTCGCTGCCGCCCCCGGTGTGCATCAGCAGATAGATGTCGAACGGGTCGTTCGTGCGGTTGTTTTCGAAGGTGTGGATAACCCGCAGGCTGTCATCCGAGAATTTGTCCGGGGAGTGGCACAATTCGCAAGTTTCGTTGGCCGGGCGCATTTCGGCTGAGCGGATCGGCAAATGGAAATTCTCAAAAATCGTATCTGTAATCAACCGCATGTGGCCGGCTTTGCGGAAGAACTGCACCAGCAGCAGGTCGCGGCCGATATGGCAGTCGACACACAGCACCCGCGAGTGAGGCGAAACAAGGTACGTATTGTATTCCGGTGGCATGGTGTGGCAGGTCGACCCGCAGAAGACCGCCGAGTTGCTGAACTCCCAGATCGGCGGCGCCGCCAGGAACACCACGCCTATGCTAAAGACAATCAGTCCCAGCGGCAGAAAATCGCGGGCGGTCAGACGATCACCACTTCGGGGGAGAATTTTGCGGAGCAAGTTCATCAGCTTCATTCCCGGTTCTAGAGTCTCTGCCGTTATATCCGCAGACCCTGATTTTGGCCAATCCTATTGGACTGCTACAACAGCTCGGTAGGCGAATCCTAGCCGATTTGAGCCCATCACAAATCAATCGATAGGATGAATGCGTTTCATCCTATCGATTGATTGCGATGCCCCCGCCACAAACTAAAGTAAAGGCACTATCAGAGCCTTGTCTGACGATGATTCGTCGCGCGGCTCGGCGGTCCTCCCGGGCGTACCAGATGACTGGGGAACTCGATATGCGTCGCTCCATTTTTTACGGATTAGTGTTGAGTGGGATTGTTTGTATCGCGCTCGGCATAATCCTGAGCCGCTCTGTCGTCCCGGCACTCGCCCAGGACGACGGGGACGAGGCTGAATATATCGGATCCGGCGACTGCCAGGATTGTCATACCGGGCTTGCGCGTGACCACGACGACACACCGCATGCCCTGGCGCTGCAGGAAGTCGGACGCAGCCGGGACGAAATCCTGGGCGATTTCGAGCAGGGCGCGGATATCCGCACCGTACAATTTCCAGGCGAGAGCACGCCGCGTCCTTTCACGGCAGAGGACATCGCGTATGTCATCGGCGCCGGGCGCTATATGCAGCGCTATGTCTACGATGCGGGCGACGACACCCTGTTCGTCTTCCCTGCCGAGTGGGATACCACCGAACAGGTCTGGCGGCCGTATGTGCTGGCCGAGTTCTGGATCTCCGCGGAATACGATTTTGTGCAAAACTGCGCCGGGTGTCATACGACCGGCCTGAACGTCGAACGCGCGCGCTGGGAAGACGAAGGCGTGCAGTGTGAGGCATGTCACGGTCCGGGCAGCACCCACGCGGAAGTCGCGGATGATGCAGGCCGGCGCCCTGACGATGACGAGCTGGCCGAGATTCATGCGGCGATCGTGGTCAGCCCGGACGCGCAAATCTGCGGACAATGCCACAGTCAGGGAATGCAGCCGGACCAGGCGCATCCGTTTGCCACGCACTACCGGCCGGGCAGCGATCTGCTCGACCCGTCGGTCTTTGTCCTCGCAGCAGAGGACGATCCAGCGTTCTGGTATGAAACCGGCCACGGCCGCCTGAACAACATGCAGTTCAACGAGTGGCTGACGTCCGGACACGCGCGTTCGCTCGATACGGCTCTCGGTAGTTCGAGCGCCCAGGACGGCTGCGTGACCTGTCACAGCGGCGACTACGCGTTTACGGAACGTATTCTGGCCGCTTATGAAGAAGGCGACCTATCCGGCGTGCCGCCCGAATTGCCCGTGCTGAGTACAGCCCGCTTCAGCATTACCTGTACGACCTGCCACAGCCCGCACACGGCTGCCGAAACCGATTTTCACCTGGTCAGCCCGGCTTACGAGCTGTGTGCAACCTGCCATCGGAACACGGATCTGATTGAGCCGCTGCATCATCCAGTGGCCGAGATGTTCGAAGGCCAGGCGATCATCGACGGCATCGAAGGCGTCCCCTCGGTGCATTTTTCGCAGGAAGACGGCCCCGACTGCGTGAGCTGTCACATGGCAGGCCTACCGGTCAGCAGCGCGAAGCTGGCCCGCCACGCGTGGAGTCCGGTCATCCCCGGCGACAGCGAGGACAGCCCGCCCGATGCGTGTTCCGGCTGCCACACTGAC
Coding sequences within:
- a CDS encoding carbohydrate ABC transporter permease: MSVVSPTLPRLSDAERRALLRHRVSNVVMGVFVTLLIIGVLFPFWWVVRTALTTPETVFSNTSSLFPAEPTTFNFQRVIGLIDPADIVGQNTTGISAATLNFWTYLRNSVIVSTTITFGQVLFSTMAAYAFARLTFPGRDLIFFLYLTGLMVPGIVLFIPNFVFVRQLGWIGTYQGIVAPYILMTPFAVFFMRQFFLSLNKDLVEAAVLDGATKLGVFWRVALPLVQGPVLTLGVLTFIGSWNEYLWPLLVGREESVRVLTVALGIFRDQTPQGSPDWTGLMAGTAVAIMPTLLLFIFLGRRVVDSIQFSGFK
- a CDS encoding alpha-glucosidase/alpha-galactosidase, whose protein sequence is MPKIAFIGAGSTVFAKNLLGDILSFPELANSEIRLMDIDPVRLRTSETVARKVAETVGASPVITSTTDRREALKGADYVICMIQVAGYKPGTVIDFEIPKKYGLRQTIADTLGIGGIMRGLRTIPVLLSIAHDMEELCPDALFINYVNPMCMNQWALDRGSGIANVGLCHSVQHTAHQLAQDIGIPDEDINYIVAGINHMAFYLKFEHKRTGADLYPLIHKVVEEKRVPDWNRVRYEIFTRLGYFVTESSEHFSEYTPYFIKRDRPDLIEEFNIPLDEYIRRCEEQIKGWESLRVQLEDRNAPLEVRRSAEYGSLIIHSMETAAPRVVYGNVANHGIIDNLPQGCSVEVPCLVDRNGIQPTKIGAIPPQLAALMQTNINVQSLTVEAALTGKREHIYHAAMLDPHTSAELTLDQIWAMVDELIEAHGSWLPAFH
- a CDS encoding sugar ABC transporter permease, yielding MSTSAHTASTAPPEPFQQRLWRLFSNNESVLGYLLILPSVIGFTIFLAVPAVRAFIISFYEWNLLSPATYTGFGNYNTIFSDDRFWDSLRITVSYVLWNIPLQTTLAILIAVLLERFSVGVSSLLRGLVILPWLMPNVVVALLWLWILDPSIGIMNVILKILGVASQPFLGSPDQVIPSIALINIWRHVGYTSILIYAGLKTIPKSLYEAASIDGAGWVAQFVRITLPLLRPVLVFVLVTTVIGSFQVFDTIAVTTAGGPAGSSRTIIFYIYDQVFNRRINMGTATAASVFLFTVLVTITIIQMRYLRSNQSDLADYS
- a CDS encoding NapC/NirT family cytochrome c, which gives rise to MNLLRKILPRSGDRLTARDFLPLGLIVFSIGVVFLAAPPIWEFSNSAVFCGSTCHTMPPEYNTYLVSPHSRVLCVDCHIGRDLLLVQFFRKAGHMRLITDTIFENFHLPIRSAEMRPANETCELCHSPDKFSDDSLRVIHTFENNRTNDPFDIYLLMHTGGGSEREGLGRGIHWHVENPIRYISLDPERQEIPWVQVETADGELIEYNAINSPIDTENLDQYEIHEMDCITCHNRIAHLVEPPNRAIDDALRVGDISRDIPFIRTRAIELLSAPYASTEGAMAAFASLDQYYADNYPDFYLQGQEQVAAAIAILETLYKESNFPEQLLTWNTHPDNTGHRDAPGCFRCHDGQHFSEEGEVIRLECNLCHTIPTVVRPGEIASALPISPGIEPSSHLDSTWISRHASAFDASCANCHSTSNAGGIGDQSFCSNSACHGSSWEYAGFDAPGLASMLGIYQLTTAPLLEEFEGEPTYTILQPLFAQECGACHGAVPTNGLRVTDFASLLAGSDSGPIVVSGAPDESKMIDVLVNGHFAQLTDHQLDLLVKWVSNGLPE
- a CDS encoding sugar ABC transporter substrate-binding protein; its protein translation is MTLLLLVGGVAAQDKVSIRYWLWDTNQLPPYQECANNFMAENPGIEVLVEQLGWGDYWTGITTGFVSGDSPDVFTNHLAKYPEFVVLGQIYDIQPWVERDGVPTDIYYPGLAELWTKDGGRYGLPKDWDTVAVVYNADMLEAAGIDPAIFDTWTWNYEDGGEFEQVIAQLTLDANGNNALSPDFDKSNIAVYGFGNNGAGGPYGQTEWSMFTNTTGWVHNNGTWGDEYYYDDERFINTIQWLSDLSLVKGYAPPYADQTGLGRFSLLQAGKTAMGIDGSWMIGSYLSSEFEVGFARLPAGPEGRKSMFNGLADSIYIGTPHPEESWAWVKYLGSEACQTVVGQSGVVFPAIPSAAELSLQVRAEAGIDVSAFTDQAAEEGGTFLFPITDFGGEINTIMSETMDKILLGQGTAADLLPVANEEVNSLFE
- a CDS encoding LacI family DNA-binding transcriptional regulator, with the protein product MTRRRVTQREIARASGVSQTTVSLILAGDESINVTEATRERVLMTADALDYVPQAAARALAKGRSHVIALVLKDPHAQVFRDPFIPNVMTGITEVAGLQGFRLLIERIPADADLSIVNSLLRGQQVDGAILSSVHQHEETLSTLQRDGFPIVLLDSFEPLNFTVVGIDHLGGNRSAVSHLVRLGHQRIGCIPYVPLKQQHILKRFSMYTQVLAEAGLDVDMSIVVSGALEPETGASAMKKILAHPHRPTAVFAMNDMMALGALSACADAGVSVPNDIAIVGYDDMRFAAFTVPALSTVRAPEVELGRVSAETLLAQIAGEPMQPKSRLLKTELIIRKSCGGRM
- a CDS encoding CRTAC1 family protein gives rise to the protein MPNILERFFVKILHGAVFSIAALPLLLGAAAQEQITVSTSDLRDGTCAGAFVRHSLDHVTTTAQPVRMFESNGSGTGLGDLDSDGDLDIVLANLTLEATLLWNDGPLRFTSQRLNIGAPTRTVSIVDVDGDGSLDIVFTTQLGAPLYLRSTGTAVAGKRPEFLREPLMGVSRPAYSMDWADVDADGDLDFAAASYDAELELELKDTFMFGDRAGVFYYQQVEGTFLPVRLANASQGLVTYFFDADSDGRLDLLIGNDFAVPDYAWRWQGQWVETNPVAVMTHSTMSFDSADLDNDGALELLAVDMMPYAEDAVTLAAWQPLMEMMMAHPMVEGDPQVMENVLLDAPTGDAENIAASLGVSATGWSWSAKFADFDADGMVDLYVVNGMIAEDLFGHLPGGELVEENQAFRNQSGLRFVAAPEWRLNATESGRGMSIGDLDGDGDPDIVVNNLLSASVLFENQLCGGNDLLIDLRWPTSRNPFAIGATVELDTTIGTLTRRVRVGSGYASSDPATLHFGFPVDATVRSIRILWPDGTEYVTDAIPDRPARMLFTRE